The Gemmata palustris genome includes a region encoding these proteins:
- a CDS encoding DUF6941 family protein — MNGPEPVVLAVVLCDAVHTDHATGKRTLLGTFSRINASHFPVTHPRMAVYVCLTECHGDLPLTFRIADASDDRAIFEASNVIEVGDPLAVVELDIQLGALTFPEPGEYRVQILSNGPPLLERRLLVVAIAVPDHTPEGG; from the coding sequence ATGAACGGACCCGAACCAGTTGTCCTGGCGGTAGTGCTCTGTGACGCGGTGCATACGGACCACGCGACGGGCAAGAGAACCTTGCTCGGCACGTTCTCCCGAATCAACGCATCTCATTTTCCCGTGACGCACCCGCGAATGGCGGTCTATGTTTGCTTAACCGAGTGCCACGGTGATCTACCCCTGACGTTCCGCATCGCCGACGCGAGCGACGACCGGGCGATCTTCGAGGCGTCGAACGTGATCGAGGTAGGCGACCCGTTAGCGGTCGTTGAGCTGGACATCCAACTCGGGGCGCTCACGTTCCCGGAGCCCGGCGAGTACCGAGTTCAGATTCTCTCGAACGGGCCACCGCTCCTGGAACGGCGGCTGCTCGTCGTTGCCATAGCCGTTCCAGATCATACACCAGAGGGCGGGTAG
- a CDS encoding PQQ-binding-like beta-propeller repeat protein produces the protein MGHTRTRSRRQFVFASALAVGALFASLTTLGAGDWPQWRGPNRDGRATDFKAPKAWPKELTQKWKVTVGDGVATPALVGDKLFVFTREGGAEITRCLDAGTGKEVWADKYDAAFKPTADAGFPGPRCSPAVAEGKVVTLGVNGTLSCLEAESGKKLWRVETKGVPRFHTSSSPVIVNKLVIAQFGGESSGGIAAYELDGGKEKWKWTGDGTAYASPVLMTVDGTQTVIAETAANVVGLDAAEGKLLWKSAYPVTGGRGYNSSTPIVEGQTVIFSGSNRGTRALKIEKKGDEYTAKEAWSNKDQSALYNTPVLKGGSMFGLTSADSLFCVSAETGKTAWTEPLAGGRGYGNVVDAGTVLLALPPTGQLTVFESNDKEFKKIASYKVGAGKTYAYPIATGNRIFVKDADSVILWTVE, from the coding sequence ATGGGTCACACTCGCACGCGGTCCCGGCGACAATTCGTATTCGCCTCCGCGCTCGCGGTCGGTGCTTTGTTCGCGAGCCTCACGACACTCGGCGCGGGCGACTGGCCGCAGTGGCGCGGACCCAACCGCGACGGCCGGGCCACCGACTTCAAGGCCCCCAAAGCGTGGCCCAAGGAACTCACCCAGAAGTGGAAAGTGACCGTCGGCGACGGGGTCGCGACGCCCGCGCTCGTCGGCGACAAGCTGTTCGTGTTCACCCGCGAGGGCGGGGCCGAAATCACGCGGTGCCTGGACGCGGGCACCGGCAAAGAAGTGTGGGCCGACAAGTACGACGCGGCGTTCAAGCCGACCGCCGACGCCGGGTTCCCGGGGCCGCGGTGCTCGCCCGCCGTGGCGGAGGGCAAGGTCGTTACGCTGGGCGTGAACGGCACGCTCTCGTGTCTCGAGGCCGAGAGCGGCAAGAAGCTCTGGCGCGTCGAAACCAAGGGGGTGCCGCGGTTCCACACCTCCAGTTCGCCCGTGATTGTCAACAAGCTCGTGATCGCCCAGTTCGGCGGCGAAAGTAGCGGCGGGATCGCGGCCTACGAACTGGACGGCGGTAAGGAAAAATGGAAGTGGACGGGCGACGGCACTGCCTACGCATCGCCGGTTCTAATGACCGTGGACGGAACCCAAACGGTCATCGCGGAAACGGCTGCGAACGTCGTCGGGCTCGACGCGGCCGAAGGGAAACTGCTGTGGAAGAGCGCCTACCCGGTGACCGGCGGGCGCGGGTACAATTCGTCCACACCGATCGTGGAGGGGCAAACCGTGATCTTCTCCGGGTCCAACCGCGGCACCCGGGCACTGAAGATCGAAAAGAAGGGTGACGAGTACACAGCAAAGGAAGCGTGGAGCAACAAAGACCAATCGGCGCTGTACAATACTCCCGTGTTGAAGGGCGGCAGTATGTTCGGGCTGACATCGGCCGACAGTTTGTTCTGCGTGAGCGCGGAAACCGGCAAGACCGCGTGGACGGAACCGCTCGCCGGCGGGCGCGGGTACGGGAACGTCGTGGACGCCGGGACGGTGCTACTCGCCCTACCGCCGACCGGCCAGTTGACCGTGTTCGAGTCGAACGACAAGGAGTTCAAGAAGATCGCGAGCTACAAAGTGGGCGCCGGCAAGACGTATGCGTACCCGATCGCAACCGGGAACCGCATCTTCGTGAAGGACGCCGATTCGGTCATCCTGTGGACCGTCGAGTGA
- a CDS encoding helix-turn-helix domain-containing protein: protein MQQGSVMAGGFSERLKRLRKQAGMTQEALARAANVSNTTVAKLEQGVGDPTWNTVVALARALGVSVAEFDEGGEAEVPEQPEVLPEKPAPKKPKGKK, encoded by the coding sequence ATGCAACAGGGAAGCGTAATGGCTGGAGGGTTTTCCGAACGGCTGAAGCGGCTTCGCAAGCAGGCCGGCATGACCCAAGAGGCGCTGGCGCGCGCTGCCAACGTCAGCAACACTACGGTCGCCAAGTTGGAACAAGGCGTCGGCGATCCGACGTGGAACACAGTTGTCGCCCTGGCGCGGGCGTTGGGTGTATCGGTTGCGGAATTTGATGAAGGTGGCGAGGCGGAAGTGCCGGAGCAACCGGAGGTACTACCAGAGAAGCCGGCCCCCAAGAAGCCGAAGGGCAAGAAGTGA
- a CDS encoding phage terminase small subunit P27 family, producing MGQRGPKPGQYVMRPMPKGSPAASKGASRYRPGAPACPSWLSKTAKKVFKRVVGDMLEAGTVANVDVGLIASYATAEADLAEVRKALNKTGVVIEVPTLDRNGRPTGHSVEKPNPLLRTQDALLGRVKQLADALGISPAARSRAGAAPEAAPTAATNKVIAIRDRIAALREAN from the coding sequence ATGGGCCAGCGTGGGCCGAAGCCGGGACAGTACGTGATGCGGCCGATGCCGAAGGGATCTCCGGCCGCGAGCAAGGGCGCGTCTCGGTACAGGCCGGGCGCTCCGGCGTGTCCGTCTTGGTTGAGCAAGACCGCCAAGAAGGTGTTCAAGCGCGTCGTCGGCGACATGCTAGAGGCCGGGACCGTGGCGAACGTCGATGTGGGCCTGATCGCGTCCTACGCGACGGCGGAGGCCGATCTCGCGGAGGTGCGCAAGGCGCTGAACAAGACCGGCGTTGTGATCGAGGTGCCGACTCTGGATCGCAACGGGCGCCCCACGGGTCACAGTGTCGAGAAACCGAACCCGCTGCTCCGCACGCAGGACGCGCTCTTGGGTCGGGTGAAGCAATTGGCTGACGCGCTGGGGATCTCTCCGGCGGCCCGATCGCGGGCGGGTGCGGCACCGGAAGCGGCGCCCACGGCGGCGACGAACAAGGTCATTGCGATCAGGGACCGCATTGCGGCATTGCGGGAAGCCAACTAA
- a CDS encoding RNA polymerase sigma factor, which yields MQATSATLLERLRDPRDSAAWERLVELYAPLIRVWAERLNVRGADADDLVQEVMAVVVRRFPEFVHPEKPGAFRGWLRAIAANCARTVWKARKVNPTAPGGSDFGGYLARLEDPTDDFARAWEREHDLHVTRKLLERIKPDFEARTWELFGRFVLDGFSAEEVAAESGVTANAVYIAKSRVLARLREEAGGLLG from the coding sequence ATGCAGGCGACATCGGCCACGTTATTAGAACGGCTCCGCGACCCGCGCGATTCGGCCGCGTGGGAGCGGCTCGTCGAATTATACGCCCCGCTCATCCGCGTGTGGGCGGAGCGGCTGAACGTGCGCGGGGCCGACGCCGACGACCTGGTCCAAGAAGTCATGGCGGTCGTCGTGCGCCGGTTCCCGGAGTTCGTCCACCCGGAGAAACCCGGCGCGTTCCGCGGGTGGCTCCGCGCGATCGCGGCCAACTGTGCCCGCACCGTGTGGAAGGCGCGCAAGGTGAACCCGACCGCGCCGGGCGGGTCCGATTTCGGGGGCTACCTGGCCCGCCTCGAAGACCCGACCGACGACTTCGCGCGGGCGTGGGAGCGCGAACACGACCTCCACGTCACCCGCAAGTTGCTCGAGCGCATCAAACCGGACTTCGAGGCCCGCACCTGGGAGCTGTTCGGCCGGTTCGTCCTGGATGGTTTCTCCGCGGAGGAAGTCGCGGCCGAATCCGGGGTCACCGCGAACGCCGTTTATATCGCAAAGTCTCGTGTTCTCGCCCGGCTGCGCGAAGAAGCCGGGGGACTGTTGGGTTAG
- a CDS encoding protein kinase domain-containing protein, with amino-acid sequence MSVATCPQAGTLAAFARGELSSTDLASVADHVAGCAACGSALKLIPEDSLANLARAAAAAPPTVKSVTDAAPTGATVATDKIPLALANHPRYRIISELGAGGMGVVYKAEHRLMGRVVALKVVAPHLTAKASAVERFVKEFKAAGKLTHPNIVTYHDAEEAGGLHFLAMEFIEGVSLDRLVAKKGPLPVPMACVFARQAALGLQHAAEKGMVHRDIKPQNLMVTRKGQVKVLDFGLARFAQADESEAEVEMDPARTTQMPFGAGRTMGAASAGVTNPNVLMGTPDYLSPEQARNSHAVDHRSDIYSLGCTLHFLLTGKAPFLSATTLIDKLLAHTNEAPPPIREVRPEVPAGLADVLARMMAKKLEDRYQTAAEVAGALLPFTRSDSAKEPAFEIVDAVVTTPSPLVGSRAHTPVPLSVPDFDTSPVANGPTLADAPRPKRAKKPKKAVRGQQRKRAVIGGVVAALALFAAVAIAVSSKKKVADAPTDPTAGAKANPPQTKSDKGDKGEKGNKTAPVTPTVIAPPTKGVQVLYVLPSTGVWLDDFVPVRDRFVARGATVVTASFDGDRSRPAPGTPGPDVPIDVRLEASMDLTDYSALIFCGERAEEYMGVGRGSAAAGQVIQKMRTAGKPIAAICVGQGVLATHGVLRGKKVAPNEHLFKKHPFLPWDKMGVTWDKPGVTVDGKVVTASGPPDAVPFADAILKLIEAK; translated from the coding sequence ATGTCGGTAGCCACTTGCCCTCAAGCGGGAACTCTGGCCGCGTTCGCGCGCGGGGAACTGTCGTCGACCGATCTGGCGAGCGTCGCGGACCACGTCGCCGGGTGCGCCGCGTGCGGTAGCGCCCTGAAGCTCATCCCAGAGGACTCGCTCGCGAACCTGGCGCGTGCCGCTGCTGCCGCACCTCCTACAGTGAAATCGGTGACGGACGCAGCACCGACCGGGGCCACCGTCGCGACCGACAAGATCCCCCTCGCGCTCGCGAATCACCCCCGGTACCGCATCATTAGCGAACTCGGGGCCGGCGGGATGGGGGTCGTGTACAAGGCCGAACACCGGCTCATGGGCCGAGTGGTCGCGCTGAAAGTCGTCGCCCCGCACCTGACCGCGAAAGCCAGTGCGGTCGAGCGGTTCGTGAAGGAATTCAAGGCGGCCGGCAAACTCACGCACCCGAACATCGTGACCTACCACGACGCCGAGGAAGCGGGCGGGCTGCACTTCCTCGCGATGGAGTTCATTGAGGGCGTCAGTCTCGACCGGCTGGTTGCGAAGAAGGGGCCGTTGCCGGTGCCAATGGCGTGCGTGTTCGCGCGCCAGGCGGCGCTCGGGCTCCAGCACGCGGCCGAAAAGGGCATGGTCCACCGGGACATCAAGCCGCAGAACCTGATGGTGACGCGCAAGGGGCAGGTGAAGGTTCTCGACTTCGGTCTCGCGCGATTCGCACAAGCAGACGAATCCGAGGCCGAGGTCGAAATGGACCCCGCGCGGACCACGCAGATGCCGTTCGGCGCGGGGCGAACGATGGGCGCGGCGAGTGCTGGGGTGACGAACCCCAACGTGCTCATGGGCACGCCGGATTACCTCTCTCCCGAGCAGGCCCGGAACTCGCACGCCGTGGACCACCGGAGCGACATTTACTCGCTCGGCTGCACGCTGCACTTCCTGCTCACCGGTAAAGCACCGTTTCTCAGTGCGACCACGCTCATCGACAAGTTGCTCGCTCACACGAATGAGGCGCCGCCGCCGATTCGCGAGGTCCGCCCCGAGGTGCCGGCGGGGTTGGCCGATGTGCTCGCGCGGATGATGGCGAAGAAACTGGAGGACCGCTACCAGACGGCCGCGGAGGTGGCGGGCGCGCTGCTCCCGTTCACGCGGTCCGATTCCGCGAAGGAACCGGCCTTCGAGATCGTCGACGCGGTCGTCACCACTCCTTCCCCGCTCGTCGGTTCGCGTGCGCACACGCCCGTTCCACTGTCGGTGCCGGATTTCGACACCTCCCCGGTTGCGAACGGTCCGACGCTCGCGGACGCGCCGCGCCCGAAACGTGCGAAGAAGCCCAAGAAGGCGGTGCGGGGGCAGCAGCGGAAGCGAGCCGTGATCGGCGGAGTGGTCGCGGCTCTGGCGCTGTTCGCCGCGGTCGCGATCGCTGTTTCCAGCAAGAAAAAGGTAGCCGATGCGCCGACCGACCCGACCGCGGGTGCCAAAGCAAACCCACCGCAGACCAAGTCCGATAAGGGCGACAAAGGTGAGAAGGGGAACAAGACGGCCCCGGTTACACCGACCGTGATCGCACCGCCGACGAAGGGCGTGCAGGTTCTCTACGTGCTGCCGAGTACCGGCGTCTGGCTGGACGATTTCGTGCCGGTGCGCGACCGGTTCGTGGCGCGGGGCGCAACGGTAGTGACCGCTTCGTTCGACGGCGACCGGTCCCGGCCGGCGCCGGGTACACCCGGTCCGGACGTGCCCATTGATGTGCGGCTCGAAGCGAGTATGGACCTGACCGACTATTCCGCGCTCATTTTCTGCGGTGAGCGGGCGGAGGAGTACATGGGGGTGGGGCGCGGGTCGGCTGCGGCCGGCCAGGTGATCCAGAAAATGCGCACGGCGGGCAAGCCGATCGCAGCGATCTGCGTGGGGCAGGGCGTTCTGGCCACGCACGGTGTATTGAGGGGTAAGAAAGTCGCGCCCAACGAGCACCTGTTCAAGAAGCACCCGTTCCTGCCGTGGGACAAGATGGGCGTCACCTGGGACAAGCCGGGTGTGACGGTGGACGGCAAGGTCGTCACCGCGAGCGGCCCGCCCGACGCGGTCCCGTTCGCCGACGCGATCCTGAAGCTGATCGAAGCGAAGTGA
- a CDS encoding deoxyguanosinetriphosphate triphosphohydrolase translates to MAAPITTDAWLAFEDGWLAPYAMPSRASRGRKHAEPEHEFRSLYQRDRERIVHCTAFRRMTGKTQVLVASVNDHHRTRLTHTLEVTQLARTVARRLRLNEDLAEAIALAHDIGHPPFGHAGEDALDECLKPFGGFDHNLFGLRRVDELEERYPQFPGLNLSFEVREAFVQHSSRREAPECAEFRTAGAPLLEAQIADVVDSIAYDTHDTDDALGLGFITLDELRRVEFWARATERVQVHTPGLSEGPLRVAVIRELLAWQVTDLLEETANRLASAGVKSVDDVRAARQPLVGFAPEVRKLKAELERFLRARVYKHHRVLRMTANGKRILESLFAEYARAPALLPEKHLRRWTGADAITGPPPPGWVTAARTRLDCLERVVGDYLAGMTDRFAQLEYRRLFLPSIEL, encoded by the coding sequence ATGGCAGCTCCGATCACCACCGACGCCTGGCTCGCGTTCGAGGACGGGTGGCTCGCACCCTACGCGATGCCCTCCCGGGCGAGCCGCGGGCGCAAACACGCCGAGCCCGAACACGAGTTCCGGTCGCTCTACCAGCGCGACCGCGAGCGCATCGTTCACTGCACCGCGTTCCGGCGCATGACCGGCAAAACGCAGGTTCTCGTTGCCAGTGTTAACGACCACCACCGCACCCGGCTCACGCACACGCTCGAGGTCACCCAACTCGCGCGCACGGTGGCCCGCCGGCTCCGGCTGAACGAAGACCTCGCGGAAGCCATCGCGCTCGCGCACGACATCGGCCACCCCCCGTTCGGGCACGCCGGCGAGGACGCGCTCGACGAGTGCCTGAAGCCGTTCGGCGGGTTCGACCACAACCTGTTCGGGCTGCGCCGGGTCGACGAGCTGGAAGAGCGCTACCCGCAGTTCCCCGGGCTGAATTTGTCGTTTGAAGTGCGCGAGGCGTTCGTCCAGCACAGCAGCCGCCGCGAGGCGCCCGAGTGCGCCGAGTTCCGCACGGCCGGGGCACCGCTACTCGAAGCGCAGATCGCGGACGTGGTCGATTCCATCGCCTACGACACGCACGACACGGACGACGCGCTCGGGCTGGGGTTCATCACGCTCGACGAACTGCGCCGCGTCGAGTTCTGGGCGCGCGCGACGGAGCGCGTGCAGGTCCACACGCCGGGGCTGTCCGAGGGGCCGCTCCGCGTCGCGGTGATTCGTGAACTGCTCGCGTGGCAGGTGACGGACCTGCTCGAAGAGACCGCGAACCGGCTCGCGAGCGCCGGCGTAAAATCCGTTGACGACGTGCGGGCCGCGCGCCAGCCGCTCGTCGGGTTCGCGCCCGAGGTGCGCAAACTGAAGGCCGAACTGGAGCGGTTCCTGCGCGCGCGCGTGTACAAGCACCACCGCGTGCTGCGGATGACCGCCAACGGGAAGCGCATCCTGGAGTCGCTGTTCGCGGAGTACGCGCGCGCCCCCGCACTGCTCCCGGAAAAGCACCTCCGGCGCTGGACCGGGGCCGACGCGATCACCGGGCCGCCGCCCCCGGGCTGGGTGACCGCGGCGCGCACGCGCCTCGACTGTCTGGAGCGCGTCGTGGGCGACTATCTGGCCGGGATGACGGACCGGTTCGCCCAACTGGAATACCGGCGACTGTTTTTACCGTCCATTGAACTGTAG
- a CDS encoding PIN/TRAM domain-containing protein, with amino-acid sequence MLISLIRIAYAALVVGMAVLAFSFLVDSDQTLKKVLVPLGVLAIGGTVLFTDLREKQKQITTISALYFGLLLGMLLGYLFSIALVPILESTFGAGSPLILLGRVLLTVVCCYVTISTFVQTKDEFRFIIPYVEFSKQVKGGKPLVLDTSVIIDGRIADVCDTRLIDTKLIVPRFVLQELQAIADSADKMKRNRGRRGLDVLKRLQSNPKLELQMHDGNVPELRTGERIRVDERLVILAKALGARVVTNDFNLNKIAQLQGVDVINLNEVANALKTVAIPGEYMQVKVVKAGDQIGQGVGYLDDGTMVVIEQGRAFIGQDIPIVVTSVLQTPAGRMIFGRPDQRASGSHTPYPGGSNTPNVAGPGDSRSGSGPHEPLKGGETKS; translated from the coding sequence ATGCTGATCTCACTGATACGGATCGCCTACGCCGCCCTCGTCGTCGGCATGGCCGTGCTCGCGTTCAGTTTCCTGGTCGATTCGGACCAGACCCTGAAGAAGGTCCTGGTCCCGCTCGGCGTCCTGGCCATCGGCGGCACGGTGCTCTTCACCGACCTGCGCGAGAAGCAAAAGCAGATCACCACCATCTCCGCGCTCTACTTCGGGCTCCTCCTGGGCATGCTGCTCGGGTACCTGTTCTCGATCGCCCTCGTGCCGATCCTCGAATCGACGTTCGGCGCGGGCTCGCCCCTCATCCTCCTCGGCCGGGTGCTGCTCACCGTGGTGTGTTGCTATGTGACGATTTCAACGTTTGTGCAGACCAAGGACGAGTTTCGGTTCATTATCCCTTATGTCGAATTTTCCAAACAGGTGAAGGGCGGCAAGCCGCTCGTGCTGGACACGAGCGTAATCATTGACGGCCGCATCGCCGACGTGTGCGATACTCGATTGATCGACACGAAGCTCATCGTGCCGCGGTTCGTGCTGCAAGAGCTCCAGGCCATCGCGGACAGCGCGGACAAGATGAAGCGGAACCGCGGGCGCCGCGGGCTGGACGTGTTGAAGCGGCTCCAGAGCAACCCGAAGCTCGAACTGCAGATGCACGACGGGAACGTGCCCGAGCTGCGGACCGGCGAGCGCATCCGCGTGGACGAGCGCCTGGTGATTCTCGCTAAGGCGCTCGGCGCCCGCGTGGTCACCAACGACTTCAACCTGAACAAGATCGCGCAGCTCCAGGGCGTGGACGTTATCAATCTGAACGAGGTGGCGAACGCGCTGAAAACGGTCGCGATCCCCGGCGAGTACATGCAGGTGAAGGTCGTGAAGGCCGGGGACCAGATCGGCCAGGGCGTCGGGTACCTCGACGACGGCACGATGGTCGTGATCGAACAAGGCCGGGCGTTCATCGGGCAGGACATCCCGATCGTGGTCACGAGCGTGCTCCAGACGCCGGCCGGGCGCATGATCTTCGGGCGCCCGGACCAGCGCGCGAGCGGCTCCCACACCCCGTACCCCGGGGGCAGCAACACGCCGAACGTGGCCGGGCCGGGCGATTCCCGGAGCGGGTCGGGGCCGCACGAACCCTTGAAGGGGGGCGAAACGAAGAGTTGA
- a CDS encoding response regulator, protein MPDRPRLLLIGPSVGSLDGALAPGAAVEPISPDPAEVAVQLRSGAFAAVIAAPDVVAGMLDRFRRDELIIGHIEKGLAVLDPVGTVLWANPVFRSSAIGDPVGRPLLDALGSDRVSIEHIESASGRVVAPVADDPADPLSPARRGAATALRVHCPANAEQPFVEIDVRPVLAPDGTVSGLTALVRNVTLQVVQQQKLDALHAAGRELAGLDADQLTDMNVEARVELLKSNLRRTIHDLLHYDTIEVRLLDRKTDELKPLLEDGMLPEAARRVLYARPTGNGVTGFVAATGVSYLCRDTADDPHYIAGAAGARSSMTVPLKFQDAVIGTLNVESPRVNGFGTDDLQFTELFSREVAAALHTLDLLSAQQVCTAGQSIESVNKEVALPLDEVLTGASVLLERLAGTDPDAAARLRRVLGAARQVKDSIAQVGRDMTEAPQPTAGSHPLLGRRVLVIDSDERIRRMAHLMLGRLGATVETAATGADGVALAADADYDTIFQEVKPPDMGGYECYRRLRAACPAATVALTTGFGYDVAHSIVKARADGMRHVLFKPFRQDQIVRAVTEGDTARAGVTG, encoded by the coding sequence GTGCCGGATCGACCCCGATTACTGCTGATCGGCCCGTCCGTCGGGTCACTCGACGGCGCGCTCGCGCCCGGCGCGGCCGTGGAACCGATTTCGCCCGACCCGGCCGAGGTCGCGGTCCAGCTCCGCTCCGGCGCGTTCGCGGCCGTCATCGCCGCGCCCGACGTGGTCGCCGGGATGCTCGACCGGTTCCGCCGCGACGAACTCATTATCGGCCACATCGAGAAGGGGCTGGCCGTCCTGGACCCCGTCGGGACCGTACTGTGGGCGAACCCGGTGTTCCGCTCCAGCGCGATCGGCGACCCCGTCGGGCGCCCGCTGCTCGACGCGCTCGGGAGCGACCGCGTGTCGATCGAGCACATCGAGAGCGCCTCGGGGCGCGTCGTCGCCCCCGTCGCCGACGACCCGGCGGACCCGCTCAGCCCGGCCCGGCGCGGGGCCGCGACCGCGCTGCGGGTCCACTGCCCGGCCAACGCGGAGCAGCCGTTCGTGGAGATCGACGTCCGCCCGGTGCTCGCGCCCGACGGCACCGTGTCCGGGCTCACCGCGCTCGTGCGGAACGTGACCCTCCAGGTGGTCCAGCAGCAGAAGCTCGACGCGCTCCACGCGGCCGGGCGCGAGCTCGCGGGCCTGGACGCGGACCAGCTCACCGACATGAACGTCGAGGCCCGCGTCGAGCTCCTCAAATCGAACCTGCGCCGCACCATTCACGACCTGCTCCACTACGACACGATCGAGGTCCGCCTGCTCGACCGCAAGACGGACGAGCTGAAGCCGCTCCTCGAGGACGGCATGCTGCCCGAGGCCGCGCGGCGGGTGCTGTACGCGCGCCCGACCGGCAACGGGGTCACGGGGTTCGTCGCGGCCACCGGGGTGAGCTACCTGTGCCGGGACACGGCCGACGACCCGCACTACATCGCCGGGGCCGCGGGCGCCCGCAGCTCGATGACGGTGCCGCTGAAGTTCCAGGACGCGGTAATCGGCACGCTGAACGTCGAGAGCCCGCGCGTGAACGGGTTCGGCACGGACGACCTCCAGTTCACGGAACTGTTCAGTCGCGAGGTCGCGGCCGCGCTCCACACGCTCGACCTGCTGAGCGCCCAGCAGGTGTGTACCGCGGGGCAGTCGATCGAGTCGGTGAACAAAGAGGTCGCGCTCCCGCTCGACGAGGTGCTGACCGGCGCGAGCGTGCTCCTCGAGCGGCTCGCGGGGACCGACCCGGACGCGGCCGCCCGGCTGCGGCGCGTCCTCGGCGCCGCCCGGCAGGTGAAGGACAGCATCGCGCAGGTCGGCCGCGACATGACCGAAGCGCCCCAGCCCACGGCCGGGAGCCACCCGCTGTTGGGCCGGCGGGTGCTGGTGATCGATTCCGACGAGCGCATCCGCCGCATGGCGCACCTGATGCTCGGGCGGTTGGGTGCGACGGTGGAAACCGCCGCCACCGGTGCCGACGGCGTCGCGCTGGCGGCCGACGCCGATTACGACACGATTTTCCAGGAAGTGAAGCCGCCCGACATGGGCGGGTACGAGTGTTACCGGCGCCTGCGCGCCGCGTGCCCGGCGGCGACCGTCGCGCTCACCACGGGCTTCGGGTACGACGTGGCCCACTCGATCGTGAAGGCGCGCGCCGACGGGATGCGGCACGTCCTGTTCAAGCCGTTCCGCCAGGACCAGATCGTCCGCGCCGTCACCGAGGGCGACACCGCGCGCGCCGGGGTAACGGGATGA